The Myotis daubentonii chromosome 9, mMyoDau2.1, whole genome shotgun sequence genome has a segment encoding these proteins:
- the LOC132240576 gene encoding interferon lambda-3-like, with translation MKPDLAVCCTLVLVLMLMASVLTRTGAAPAPTPARTHLGARGCHMGQFKSLSPQEMKAFKRVKDALEESLLLKNWSCGSRPLPRTRDLRQLQVWERPVALEAELALTLKVLGTLKNLTLGDILDQPLHTLHHIHSKLQACVPAQATAGPRPRGPLRQWLHRLREAGKKESQGCLEASVTLNLFRLLTRDLRCVAAGDLCA, from the coding sequence ATGAAGCCCGACTTGGCTGTGTGTTGCACACTGGTGCTGGTGCTGATGCTGATGGCCTCGGTGCTGACCAGGACAGGAGCAGCTCCTGCCCCTACGCCCGCCAGGACCCACCTGGGTGCAAGGGGCTGCCACATGGGCCAGTTCAAGTCTCTGTCGCCACAAGAGATGAAGGCCTTCAAGAGGGTCAAGGACGCCCTGGAAGAGTCGCTCCTGCTTAAGAACTGGAGCTGcggctcccgccccctccccaggacccGGGACCTGAGGCAGCTGCAGGTGTGGGAGCGCCCTGTGGCCTTGGAGGCTGAGCTGGCCCTGACACTGAAGGTCCTGGGGACCTTGAAGAACTTGACCCTGGGGGACAtcctggaccagcccctgcacACGCTGCACCACATCCACTCCAAGCTTCAGGCCTGTGTCCCAGCTCAGGCCacagcaggccccaggccccggggccCCCTCCGCCAATGGCTGCATCGCCTCCGGGAGGCCGGGAAGAAGGAATCCCAGGGCTGCCTTGAAGCCTCTGTCACATTGaacctcttccgcctcctcaccCGTGACCTGAGATGTGTGGCCGCTGGAGACCTGTGTGCCTGA